In Synergistota bacterium, one genomic interval encodes:
- the rpsI gene encoding 30S ribosomal protein S9, with protein sequence MENRWIYYGTGRRKTAIARVWVKPGTGNVLVNDRSLDEYFPREAWKIYALEPLKSLGKEREFDIYVNVSGGGLSGQAGAIRLGIARALLQYDPNLKSILKEKDFLTRDSRMKERKKYGRMKARRLYQSSKR encoded by the coding sequence TTGGAAAACAGATGGATTTATTATGGGACCGGCAGGAGAAAGACGGCGATTGCTCGGGTTTGGGTTAAGCCAGGTACGGGTAACGTTCTTGTAAATGATCGCAGTCTAGATGAGTATTTTCCAAGAGAAGCGTGGAAGATATACGCTCTTGAGCCTCTTAAGAGCTTGGGAAAAGAAAGGGAGTTTGATATTTATGTAAATGTTAGTGGGGGAGGCTTGTCTGGACAAGCGGGAGCTATAAGGTTAGGCATAGCTCGCGCCCTTCTTCAATATGATCCAAATCTTAAGTCAATATTGAAAGAAAAGGATTTTCTTACAAGAGATTCGAGAATGAAGGAAAGAAAGAAGTATGGAAGGATGAAGGCAAGGAGGCTTTACCAGAGCTCTAAGCGTTAA